In a genomic window of Sutcliffiella sp. FSL R7-0096:
- the aroA gene encoding 3-phosphoshikimate 1-carboxyvinyltransferase — protein MKKLTGTASGLKGTIQIPGDKSISHRSVMFGSMAEGKTTVENFLPGDDCLSTISCFSKLGVKIEQDGSNVTVYGNGLKGLRESSEILDVGNSGTTARLMMGILSGLPFHSVLIGDESIAKRPMKRVTVPLRDMGARIQGNQDGNFTPISIQGGGLTGLDYVSPVASAQVKSAILLAGLQAEGVTSVKEPFKSRDHTERMLRAFGVEVTEEEGGKVSVAGGQELVSGLHIVVPGDISSAAFFLVAGAIVPHSKVTLQRVGLNPTRTGILEVLKNMGASLSYTNVVEDGPEPYADITVETSELKGVEIGGDIIPRLIDEVPIIALMATQAEGTTIIKEAEELKVKETNRIDTVVNELKKLGADIEATEDGMIIKGKTNLHGGTLDSYGDHRIGMMGAIASLIANGETILQNDKAINVSYPSFFEHMESLRRGER, from the coding sequence ATGAAAAAACTTACAGGTACTGCAAGTGGGTTGAAAGGAACCATACAGATTCCAGGAGATAAATCGATATCTCACCGCTCCGTCATGTTCGGTTCCATGGCTGAAGGCAAAACAACAGTGGAAAATTTCCTTCCAGGTGATGATTGTCTAAGTACAATCAGTTGTTTCTCCAAACTTGGCGTGAAGATCGAACAGGACGGTTCCAATGTGACGGTATATGGAAACGGATTGAAGGGACTTCGAGAGTCATCAGAAATATTGGATGTAGGAAATTCAGGAACAACAGCCAGGTTGATGATGGGTATTCTCTCTGGCTTACCTTTTCACTCTGTGCTGATAGGGGACGAGTCTATCGCCAAAAGACCAATGAAGAGGGTTACTGTTCCATTGCGTGATATGGGAGCAAGGATACAAGGGAACCAGGATGGCAATTTCACCCCAATCTCAATTCAGGGTGGAGGTTTAACCGGTCTTGATTACGTGTCACCTGTGGCAAGCGCACAAGTGAAATCCGCCATACTTTTGGCAGGGTTGCAGGCAGAAGGGGTTACAAGCGTCAAAGAGCCATTTAAATCACGTGACCATACGGAGAGGATGCTACGGGCATTTGGTGTGGAAGTTACAGAAGAGGAAGGCGGCAAGGTAAGTGTAGCTGGCGGTCAAGAGTTGGTTTCCGGCCTTCACATTGTCGTTCCTGGCGACATCTCTTCAGCTGCATTCTTCCTAGTGGCTGGAGCGATTGTGCCACACAGCAAGGTAACGTTGCAACGAGTCGGGTTAAACCCTACTCGAACAGGTATATTAGAAGTGCTGAAGAATATGGGGGCGAGCCTTTCCTATACCAATGTTGTAGAGGATGGACCGGAACCATATGCCGATATTACAGTGGAAACTTCAGAACTTAAAGGAGTGGAAATTGGAGGCGACATCATTCCGCGGTTAATAGATGAAGTGCCAATCATCGCTTTGATGGCGACGCAAGCGGAAGGAACAACAATCATCAAGGAAGCGGAAGAGCTGAAGGTAAAAGAAACAAATCGTATCGATACGGTCGTGAACGAGTTGAAAAAACTAGGAGCAGATATAGAGGCAACAGAGGACGGCATGATTATAAAAGGCAAAACAAACTTGCATGGCGGCACCCTTGATAGTTACGGAGACCACCGGATAGGCATGATGGGAGCCATTGCAAGCTTGATTGCGAACGGAGAGACAATTCTTCAAAATGATAAAGCAATTAACGTTTCCTACCCAAGCTTCTTTGAGCATATGGAGAGTTTGAGAAGAGGGGAACGATAG
- a CDS encoding prephenate dehydrogenase, with protein sequence MKGKVLVIGLGLIGGSIALAIKKEHPNADMIGYDINLQQAKLAKSLKVIDEFCEDYDTEAKDADFIVISVPVMQANEVLKHLSKITFTKPQVVITDVGSTKNSITTLASTLFPQDNVTFIGGHPMAGSHKSGVIAAKSHLFENAFYVLTPFKEEAKQKEIALTKMWLAGTKANFITMSAAEHDLVAGVISHFPHVVAAGLVHQAEDMQSTNPFVSRLAAGGFRDITRIASSNPTMWKDILIHNKETILSLLDQWMEQMEIVKDSLAQNNEAFLLEYFSKAKEFRDGLPVKAKGAIPSFYDLYVDVPDYPGIISEITGILAKEKISITNIRIMETREEIYGVLRLSFQSEDDRHSAETCLRQYTMYETYIV encoded by the coding sequence ATGAAAGGGAAAGTGTTGGTGATTGGCCTTGGGCTTATCGGCGGGTCCATTGCCCTTGCCATAAAAAAAGAACATCCTAATGCAGATATGATTGGATACGATATTAATCTACAGCAAGCAAAATTGGCGAAATCGTTGAAAGTCATTGATGAGTTTTGTGAAGATTATGATACGGAAGCGAAAGATGCGGATTTTATCGTCATTTCTGTACCTGTCATGCAAGCAAACGAAGTGCTAAAACATTTAAGCAAGATTACTTTCACGAAACCACAGGTTGTGATTACCGATGTAGGAAGCACGAAAAATAGTATTACAACTTTAGCGTCTACCCTTTTCCCCCAAGATAATGTTACATTCATCGGGGGACATCCAATGGCGGGATCCCATAAAAGCGGAGTGATTGCTGCCAAAAGCCATCTTTTTGAAAATGCTTTTTATGTGCTTACTCCATTTAAGGAGGAAGCCAAACAAAAGGAGATAGCCTTAACAAAAATGTGGCTTGCTGGAACGAAGGCTAATTTTATCACCATGTCTGCTGCAGAACACGACTTGGTGGCGGGAGTCATCAGTCATTTCCCCCATGTCGTGGCGGCTGGTCTTGTTCACCAGGCAGAGGACATGCAATCTACCAATCCGTTTGTCTCAAGACTAGCAGCTGGGGGCTTTAGGGACATCACAAGGATCGCCTCGAGCAACCCGACTATGTGGAAAGATATCTTGATACATAATAAAGAAACCATTTTATCACTTTTAGATCAGTGGATGGAGCAAATGGAAATCGTAAAAGACAGCTTAGCACAAAATAATGAGGCCTTCTTGCTAGAATATTTCAGCAAGGCGAAGGAGTTTAGAGACGGATTGCCGGTAAAGGCAAAGGGAGCCATACCATCGTTTTACGATTTATACGTAGATGTTCCTGACTACCCTGGTATCATTTCTGAAATAACTGGCATTCTTGCAAAAGAAAAAATAAGCATTACCAATATTCGTATCATGGAAACAAGAGAAGAAATCTATGGGGTGTTGAGACTCAGTTTCCAATCAGAGGACGACCGACATTCTGCAGAAACATGCTTGCGACAATACACCATGTACGAAACATATATTGTTTAG
- the hisC gene encoding histidinol-phosphate transaminase, which translates to MDVKEQLLNLTPYQPGKTMEEVKRELGLEKIVKLASNENPYGCSPSVNQALLAELSKSATYPDGYARDLREVLAAQTGVGEKELIFGNGSDEVIQILSRALLKPGKNTVMPTPSFPQYKHNAIIEGADVREVPLKDGYHQLDEMLNAIDENTAIVWLCSPNNPTGTYINEELLLSFIKKVPSRTLVVVDEAYKEYVTAADYPETVKWLKDYPNLLITRTFSKAYGLASFRIGYGIANEKLIRLIEPAREPFNTNSLAQVAAKAAVGDQSFIKECVSKNKEGLEQYYSFCEEMKLAYYPSEGNFILIDFQTDSDVLFHYLMKKGYIVRSGKALGFPTCLRITVGTQEQNAEIISYLKEYKMKQAI; encoded by the coding sequence ATGGATGTAAAAGAACAACTGCTTAATTTAACCCCGTATCAACCTGGAAAAACGATGGAAGAAGTCAAGAGGGAATTGGGTTTGGAGAAAATAGTGAAACTGGCTTCCAATGAAAACCCTTATGGCTGCTCGCCGTCCGTCAATCAGGCATTGTTGGCAGAGCTTAGCAAGTCGGCCACCTACCCGGATGGTTACGCAAGAGATCTGCGAGAAGTGCTTGCAGCTCAAACAGGAGTAGGAGAAAAAGAGCTTATTTTCGGTAATGGTTCCGATGAGGTTATTCAAATTCTTTCCAGAGCACTATTAAAACCGGGTAAGAACACGGTCATGCCAACGCCTTCTTTCCCACAATACAAGCACAACGCCATTATAGAAGGCGCTGACGTTAGAGAAGTTCCATTGAAAGATGGTTACCACCAGCTGGATGAAATGCTGAACGCTATTGATGAAAACACAGCTATCGTTTGGTTATGCAGTCCAAATAACCCAACAGGGACTTATATCAATGAAGAACTTCTTCTATCTTTTATAAAAAAAGTACCTAGCCGCACATTAGTAGTGGTAGATGAAGCATACAAGGAATATGTGACAGCAGCGGATTACCCTGAAACAGTGAAGTGGCTAAAGGATTATCCAAACCTTCTGATTACACGTACTTTCTCGAAAGCTTACGGCCTTGCAAGTTTCCGGATCGGTTATGGAATAGCGAATGAGAAGCTTATTCGTCTGATTGAACCTGCAAGGGAACCTTTTAATACAAACTCCCTTGCGCAAGTGGCCGCCAAGGCTGCGGTAGGAGATCAATCTTTTATCAAAGAATGTGTATCCAAAAATAAAGAAGGGTTAGAGCAGTATTATTCTTTTTGCGAAGAAATGAAGCTAGCCTACTATCCTTCTGAGGGGAATTTCATTCTGATTGATTTCCAAACAGACTCAGATGTATTATTTCATTACTTAATGAAAAAAGGATATATTGTGAGATCAGGAAAAGCTTTGGGATTCCCGACTTGCTTACGTATTACAGTAGGAACTCAAGAACAGAATGCAGAAATCATCTCTTATTTGAAAGAATATAAAATGAAGCAAGCTATCTAA
- the trpA gene encoding tryptophan synthase subunit alpha: protein MTPYLERIPKHEKLFIPFIMSGDPTPELTIKLALLLEEVGASVLELGVPYSDPLADGPVIQRASNRALAHKTTITSTMKLAGEMRRRGLKIPIILFTYYNPVLQLGEESFFALAEQNQVDGLLIPDLPFEESGRIREKCSEHAITYISLVAPTSKERMNRITENAQGFLYCISSLGVTGVRKEFSEELYAFLEEVKKKSNVPTAVGFGISESEHIQTLKPYCDGFVVGSALIKMIEEKEKQFKVDEEKTLQELKQLIEELISPLLAER, encoded by the coding sequence ATGACTCCCTATCTTGAGCGAATACCCAAACATGAAAAGCTGTTTATTCCATTTATCATGTCCGGAGATCCTACCCCGGAACTCACAATAAAGCTTGCACTACTTTTGGAGGAAGTAGGCGCATCTGTACTGGAGCTTGGGGTTCCATACTCCGACCCGTTGGCAGACGGACCTGTCATCCAGCGTGCTTCCAATCGGGCGTTGGCTCATAAAACGACGATTACAAGCACCATGAAGCTAGCTGGTGAAATGAGGCGAAGAGGACTGAAAATTCCGATCATCCTCTTTACGTATTATAATCCTGTGTTACAATTAGGGGAAGAATCCTTTTTCGCTTTAGCGGAACAAAATCAGGTCGATGGGCTCCTTATTCCTGATCTACCTTTTGAAGAGAGTGGACGCATACGCGAGAAATGTAGCGAACATGCTATAACGTATATCTCGCTTGTCGCTCCGACTTCCAAAGAAAGAATGAACAGGATCACAGAAAATGCTCAAGGATTCCTTTACTGTATCTCTTCACTTGGAGTGACGGGAGTGCGAAAGGAATTTTCCGAAGAGTTATATGCTTTTCTTGAAGAGGTTAAAAAGAAAAGCAACGTCCCGACTGCGGTAGGATTCGGAATTTCAGAGAGTGAACACATACAAACCTTAAAGCCATATTGTGACGGCTTTGTGGTAGGAAGTGCGCTCATAAAAATGATCGAAGAAAAAGAAAAACAATTTAAAGTTGATGAAGAAAAGACGTTGCAGGAATTAAAGCAACTAATAGAGGAGCTTATTTCTCCACTTTTAGCAGAAAGGTGA
- the trpB gene encoding tryptophan synthase subunit beta, protein MTNVQTPDSFGRFGEFGGKYVPETLMLPLEELEQGLQEALKDPTFLEDYHYYLKEYSGRPTALTFAEKLSSRIGGAKIYLKREDLNHTGAHKINNAIGQALLAKRLGKKKIIAETGAGQHGVAAATVAAKFGLECKVFMGEEDIERQALNVFRMKLLGAEVIPATSGNKTLKDATNEAIRYWVQHCEDHFYMIGSVVGPHPYPYMVREFQRVIGEESKRQFQTREGGLPDKIVACVGGGSNAIGMFAPFVDDDVELIGVEAAGKGIDTPLHAATLTKGTKGVIHGSLTYLIQDEHGQIIEPYSISAGLDYPGIGPEHAYLKDSNRVQYQSVADEEALEALHILAKEEGIIPAIESAHALATAYKEAEKLPRDKTILVCLSGRGDKDVHTLMNRMEGTVE, encoded by the coding sequence ATGACAAACGTACAAACGCCAGATAGCTTCGGTAGATTTGGGGAGTTCGGGGGAAAATATGTACCTGAAACGTTGATGCTACCATTAGAAGAATTAGAACAAGGCTTGCAAGAGGCCCTAAAAGATCCAACTTTTCTAGAAGACTATCATTATTATTTAAAAGAGTATTCAGGCAGACCCACCGCTTTAACGTTTGCTGAGAAACTTTCTAGTCGAATTGGCGGAGCGAAAATTTACCTGAAGAGAGAAGATCTGAATCATACGGGTGCCCATAAAATTAATAATGCAATCGGCCAAGCCTTGCTTGCAAAACGCTTGGGTAAAAAGAAAATTATCGCGGAAACTGGGGCTGGACAACATGGTGTAGCTGCTGCAACTGTTGCTGCCAAGTTCGGACTGGAGTGCAAGGTGTTCATGGGCGAGGAAGATATTGAACGGCAGGCTTTGAACGTGTTTCGGATGAAGCTATTAGGAGCAGAGGTCATCCCTGCAACCAGCGGCAATAAAACGTTAAAAGATGCGACAAATGAAGCGATTCGTTATTGGGTCCAACATTGTGAAGATCATTTCTATATGATTGGTTCCGTTGTTGGTCCGCATCCATACCCATATATGGTGCGTGAGTTTCAACGTGTGATTGGAGAAGAATCCAAACGGCAGTTCCAGACAAGAGAAGGCGGGTTGCCTGATAAAATTGTAGCTTGTGTAGGCGGAGGTTCCAATGCAATTGGAATGTTTGCTCCATTCGTGGACGACGATGTTGAACTTATTGGAGTGGAGGCGGCCGGTAAAGGCATTGACACCCCCCTTCATGCAGCGACATTAACAAAAGGGACGAAGGGAGTTATTCATGGGTCGTTGACTTACCTGATTCAAGATGAACACGGTCAAATCATTGAGCCTTATTCCATTTCTGCAGGCCTTGACTATCCAGGAATCGGACCAGAGCATGCATACCTTAAGGACAGTAATAGAGTGCAATACCAAAGTGTAGCAGACGAGGAAGCTCTAGAGGCCCTACACATTCTAGCAAAAGAAGAGGGAATCATACCGGCAATCGAGTCTGCTCATGCCCTGGCGACGGCTTATAAAGAAGCGGAAAAATTGCCACGTGATAAAACGATTCTCGTTTGTTTATCAGGACGTGGTGATAAGGATGTTCATACATTAATGAATCGAATGGAGGGAACAGTGGAATGA
- a CDS encoding phosphoribosylanthranilate isomerase yields MSKMKIKFCGNKSLEDYKASLQTGADYLGFVFAESKRQVKAEKVAKWVADLPPQNKLLVGIFVNQSKEEILQAVRTVPLDVIQCHGDEDLNFLKELKAACDVEIWKVIHHEDETSVEKLESFLGLIDGFVIDKKNGTQYGGTGTSFNWAHIPLYDKLSTQYNIPYLIAGGINVETLPELLPYDPEGIDLSSGMEVDRVKSKEKMNLIESMVREHDKRTNAR; encoded by the coding sequence ATGTCTAAAATGAAGATAAAGTTTTGCGGAAACAAAAGTTTGGAAGATTATAAGGCTTCCTTACAGACTGGCGCAGATTATCTAGGGTTCGTTTTTGCCGAGAGTAAGCGTCAAGTGAAAGCCGAAAAAGTGGCAAAATGGGTAGCCGATTTGCCGCCTCAGAACAAGTTGCTTGTAGGGATTTTTGTCAATCAAAGCAAAGAGGAAATTCTACAAGCTGTCCGTACAGTTCCGCTTGATGTCATTCAGTGCCATGGGGATGAAGACCTGAATTTTTTAAAAGAGTTAAAGGCAGCGTGTGACGTGGAGATTTGGAAAGTGATTCACCACGAAGATGAAACGAGCGTCGAGAAATTAGAATCATTCCTGGGCTTGATAGACGGATTTGTCATTGATAAAAAGAATGGCACTCAGTACGGTGGAACGGGAACAAGCTTTAACTGGGCCCATATACCGCTCTATGACAAGCTTTCCACCCAGTATAATATTCCATATTTAATTGCTGGCGGAATAAATGTAGAGACACTCCCAGAATTATTACCTTATGACCCAGAAGGAATCGATCTATCAAGTGGGATGGAAGTGGATCGTGTTAAAAGTAAGGAAAAAATGAATCTGATAGAAAGTATGGTGAGGGAACATGACAAACGTACAAACGCCAGATAG
- the trpC gene encoding indole-3-glycerol phosphate synthase TrpC produces the protein MLTKIVETKKIEVKNLTLPTQKKVERFSFYDALANPKRELGVIAEMKKASPSKGILKESFAPIDIGAEYEKVGVDAISVLTDQTYFKGSKHDLMMVKETTSLPVLRKDFIIDPIQVEESACIGADAILLIAEILSDKKLAELYKQATDLGLDVLVEVHSLERLTQLLQTISPKIIGVNNRNLATFETDIQTTKELAAHIPSSSLLVSESGILKAEDLRQVKEFGAKAVLVGEAFMKDRTPGTGVRRLFGELEHV, from the coding sequence ATGTTAACTAAAATTGTGGAAACGAAAAAGATAGAAGTGAAAAACTTAACATTACCTACACAGAAAAAGGTAGAGCGTTTTTCGTTTTACGATGCACTGGCAAATCCGAAGCGAGAACTAGGTGTGATTGCTGAAATGAAGAAGGCCTCCCCTTCCAAAGGGATCTTAAAAGAAAGCTTTGCACCAATAGACATTGGAGCGGAATATGAAAAAGTTGGTGTGGATGCAATTTCCGTACTCACAGATCAGACTTATTTTAAGGGGTCAAAGCATGATTTGATGATGGTAAAGGAAACTACAAGTCTGCCTGTTCTTAGAAAAGACTTTATCATTGATCCGATTCAAGTCGAGGAAAGTGCGTGTATTGGAGCGGATGCGATTTTATTGATTGCTGAGATCCTGTCTGATAAAAAATTAGCGGAGTTATATAAACAAGCAACAGACCTAGGGTTGGATGTACTGGTGGAGGTGCATAGCTTGGAGAGGCTCACGCAACTCCTCCAAACAATCTCTCCAAAAATCATTGGAGTCAATAATAGAAACCTCGCAACCTTTGAAACGGATATCCAAACTACTAAGGAACTTGCCGCACATATTCCAAGCTCTTCCTTGCTCGTTAGCGAAAGCGGCATCCTGAAAGCAGAGGACCTTCGCCAAGTAAAAGAATTTGGGGCAAAAGCCGTACTGGTAGGGGAAGCGTTCATGAAAGATCGAACACCTGGTACAGGGGTAAGAAGACTCTTTGGAGAACTTGAACATGTCTAA